From Pseudoleptotrichia goodfellowii, a single genomic window includes:
- a CDS encoding Abi family protein — protein MDQPFKTFEEQRNILFNRMIVDNETISILMRYNYYSIVNFYKKPFILGKNSKGEDTYILNISFKHLKALHDFDKKLRILFFEYLTELEKFFKTVIAYYFSEVYGQIEKNPYLLPKNYNTGHENKNIHYISYLIKTLNNIKKDNEKIIIKHYNTTKDNIPFWIIVHYLTFGDISKLYFCLKTEIHDKISSHFQNLYKVEYNNLVAISPSFIKSFLSTASIFRNVTAHNERLYNYSSKRTINIKKSPVLTNNKRQKLFTIYEGLKFFLSRKEYDKLTENLKNIIIVLEEDLENVININSILIEMDFPVNWHK, from the coding sequence ATGGATCAGCCATTTAAAACTTTTGAGGAACAAAGAAATATATTATTCAATCGTATGATTGTAGATAATGAAACTATTTCTATCTTGATGAGATATAATTATTATTCTATTGTAAATTTTTATAAAAAACCTTTTATCTTGGGCAAAAATTCAAAAGGAGAAGATACATATATTCTGAATATCAGTTTTAAACATTTAAAAGCATTGCATGACTTTGATAAAAAGTTGAGAATTTTGTTTTTTGAATATCTTACAGAGTTAGAAAAATTTTTTAAAACGGTTATTGCTTACTATTTTTCGGAAGTATACGGTCAAATAGAAAAAAATCCTTATCTCTTACCGAAAAATTATAATACAGGACATGAAAATAAAAATATTCATTATATTTCTTACTTAATCAAAACTTTGAATAATATAAAAAAAGATAATGAAAAGATTATAATAAAACACTATAATACCACAAAAGACAATATACCCTTTTGGATTATAGTACATTATTTAACTTTTGGAGATATTAGCAAATTATATTTTTGTCTAAAAACTGAAATACACGATAAAATAAGTTCTCATTTTCAAAATTTATACAAAGTAGAGTATAATAATTTAGTTGCTATTTCTCCATCTTTTATAAAAAGTTTTTTATCTACTGCTTCTATTTTTAGAAATGTAACAGCACATAATGAGAGATTATATAATTATTCTTCCAAAAGAACGATTAATATTAAAAAAAGTCCTGTTTTAACAAATAATAAAAGACAAAAGCTTTTTACCATTTATGAAGGATTAAAATTCTTTTTGTCCAGAAAAGAATATGACAAGCTTACAGAAAATTTAAAAAATATAATAATCGTCTTGGAAGAAGATTTGGAAAATGTTATTAATATAAACAGTATTTTAATAGAAATGGATTTTCCTGTAAATTGGCATAAATAA
- a CDS encoding Dps family protein translates to MSKTSEKLNLYLVNLNVLYRKVQNYHWNVVGKGFFTIHTKLEEFYDKINEQVDDVAERILSIGARPYGTLKDYLELTTIKEAENKEISVHDVLVSVKADFESMLTLVKEIKVTADDENDYGTSAMLDEYISEYEKNLWMLNAYLK, encoded by the coding sequence ATGAGCAAAACTTCTGAAAAATTGAATTTGTATCTGGTTAATTTGAATGTTCTTTACAGAAAAGTTCAAAATTACCATTGGAATGTAGTGGGAAAAGGATTTTTTACAATCCATACAAAATTGGAAGAATTTTACGATAAAATCAACGAGCAGGTAGACGATGTGGCTGAAAGAATACTTTCAATAGGGGCAAGACCTTACGGGACATTGAAAGATTACTTGGAGCTTACCACAATTAAAGAAGCTGAAAATAAGGAAATATCCGTTCATGATGTGCTTGTTTCTGTAAAAGCCGATTTTGAATCAATGTTGACACTTGTAAAAGAAATTAAAGTAACTGCCGATGATGAAAATGACTACGGAACTTCGGCTATGTTGGACGAGTATATCTCGGAATATGAAAAAAATCTATGGATGTTAAATGCTTACCTAAAATAA
- a CDS encoding metal ABC transporter substrate-binding protein, translating into MKKIVALMLLGLLVFSCGKTENPEKKESGAKTEAPKKEKIVTSIPPLKWLVQKIAGSDFEVTSIVQPNMNHELFEPKPEDLKTLEDTKVFFTYDVLPFEETIEKSLNGSDKITNVLSGVDPALFLKGHHHHHDEDEDHDHDHDKNEKHEEEKEHHDHDEDARDPHVWFSLEMMPQVAKNVKDKLAQMYPDKKDTFEKNYNDFLAELTKFKEEISKKMSGKTKKLFMIYHPALNYFLKDYDIKEIEIESEGKEPSAQQIKEIIDEAKEHGITTILVQPQFPKQSAEAISKEIPNSKVAEFNADLENVFENLNRFVDYLD; encoded by the coding sequence ATGAAAAAAATTGTAGCACTAATGTTATTGGGACTTCTTGTTTTTTCGTGCGGAAAAACTGAAAATCCTGAAAAAAAAGAAAGCGGAGCAAAAACGGAAGCTCCTAAAAAAGAAAAAATTGTAACGAGTATTCCGCCACTTAAATGGCTTGTCCAGAAGATTGCCGGCAGTGATTTTGAAGTTACTTCTATTGTACAGCCTAACATGAATCACGAGCTTTTTGAGCCGAAACCTGAAGATTTGAAAACTCTTGAAGATACAAAAGTATTTTTTACTTATGACGTATTACCTTTTGAAGAAACAATAGAAAAAAGTTTGAACGGCTCGGATAAAATTACAAATGTTTTAAGCGGTGTAGATCCTGCTCTATTTTTAAAAGGACACCATCATCACCATGATGAAGACGAAGATCATGATCATGACCATGATAAAAATGAAAAACATGAAGAAGAAAAAGAACATCACGATCATGACGAAGATGCCAGAGATCCTCATGTATGGTTTTCTTTGGAAATGATGCCTCAAGTGGCAAAAAATGTAAAAGATAAATTGGCTCAAATGTATCCTGATAAAAAAGATACTTTTGAAAAAAATTATAATGACTTTTTAGCTGAATTGACTAAATTCAAAGAAGAAATCTCTAAAAAAATGTCAGGAAAAACTAAAAAATTATTTATGATTTATCATCCTGCATTGAATTATTTCTTGAAAGACTATGACATCAAAGAAATCGAGATAGAAAGTGAAGGGAAAGAGCCTTCAGCACAACAAATTAAAGAAATTATAGATGAAGCTAAAGAACACGGTATAACTACTATTTTAGTGCAGCCTCAGTTTCCTAAGCAAAGTGCAGAAGCTATTTCAAAGGAGATTCCTAATTCCAAAGTAGCTGAATTTAATGCCGATTTGGAAAACGTATTTGAAAATCTGAACCGTTTTGTAGATTATCTGGATTAA
- a CDS encoding metal ABC transporter permease, whose translation MDFLNILGYSFMRNALIVGFLSSICCGIIGTYIVNKKMVFISSSISHASYGGIGIGIYLVYFFRLPMKDPLIFGLIFSILSGILILILKDFFNVEGDLGIGMVMSLGMAVGIIFSFMTPGYQSDMSTYLFGNILLSNNSNIISLLILDIITVIFFIIFYKGIVYTSFDEKLYRLYGVPVYFINYFMVMLISSAIIINIKTIGIILIISILTIPQAAASMVAKKYNIIILLSVFFSFLGILFGLYFSYTLNIPSGPSIIVSLIILIVFVKLFSFLRKK comes from the coding sequence ATGGATTTTTTAAATATTTTAGGATATTCTTTTATGAGAAATGCCCTTATAGTAGGCTTTCTTTCGAGTATATGCTGCGGCATAATAGGAACATATATAGTTAATAAAAAAATGGTCTTTATTTCTTCTAGTATAAGCCATGCTTCTTACGGAGGAATCGGGATCGGAATCTATCTTGTTTATTTTTTCAGATTACCGATGAAAGACCCTTTAATTTTCGGTCTTATTTTTTCAATTTTATCGGGTATTTTAATATTGATTTTGAAAGACTTTTTCAATGTTGAAGGAGATTTGGGCATAGGTATGGTCATGTCTTTAGGTATGGCTGTGGGAATTATATTTTCTTTTATGACTCCCGGTTATCAGTCGGATATGTCCACTTATTTATTCGGAAACATTCTTCTTTCCAATAATTCAAATATAATTTCTCTTTTAATACTTGACATTATAACTGTCATATTTTTTATAATTTTTTATAAAGGTATAGTTTATACAAGTTTTGACGAAAAATTATACAGATTGTATGGTGTTCCCGTTTATTTTATCAACTATTTTATGGTTATGCTTATATCTTCCGCAATAATAATAAATATTAAGACTATAGGGATTATTCTTATTATTTCCATACTTACAATTCCTCAGGCAGCCGCTTCCATGGTTGCAAAAAAATACAATATTATTATACTTTTATCGGTATTCTTTTCATTCCTCGGAATTTTATTCGGATTATATTTTTCATATACTTTAAATATTCCTTCAGGGCCGTCGATAATAGTTTCGTTAATAATTTTAATAGTTTTTGTAAAATTATTCTCGTTTTTAAGAAAAAAATGA
- a CDS encoding metal ABC transporter ATP-binding protein, whose protein sequence is MSNSEEKLISVKDLNFKYHNEIILENISFDIIKGQNVAILGRNGGGKSTLIKVLLGFLKKKSGEIRFFIDKKKIGYLPQIREFDASFPINIFDLVISGLTDKKNLFRRFNEEEKKKTENLLKEFGISHLKDKLISEVSGGQLQRALIARALVSSPEIIFLDEPESFLDKEFEFKLFEKIKKLSNSTLVIISHEMEKIYNYVDSIFIVEGTIKTYKNKKAFYDSEDNTHRH, encoded by the coding sequence ATGAGTAATTCTGAAGAAAAATTAATAAGCGTAAAAGATTTGAATTTTAAATATCACAATGAAATTATTTTGGAAAATATAAGTTTTGATATAATAAAAGGACAAAATGTAGCTATTTTAGGAAGAAACGGAGGCGGAAAATCTACATTAATAAAGGTTCTTTTAGGTTTTTTGAAAAAGAAATCGGGAGAAATCAGGTTTTTTATCGATAAAAAGAAAATCGGTTATCTCCCTCAAATTAGAGAATTTGATGCTTCTTTCCCTATTAATATATTTGATCTTGTTATATCGGGACTTACAGATAAAAAAAATCTTTTCAGACGTTTTAACGAAGAAGAAAAGAAAAAGACAGAAAATCTTTTAAAAGAATTCGGAATTTCTCATTTAAAAGATAAATTAATAAGCGAAGTTTCAGGAGGACAGTTGCAGAGAGCTCTTATTGCAAGAGCACTCGTTTCTTCTCCGGAAATTATATTTCTGGACGAACCCGAATCATTTTTGGATAAAGAATTTGAGTTTAAACTATTTGAAAAAATAAAAAAGCTCTCAAATTCAACACTTGTAATAATTTCTCATGAAATGGAAAAAATTTATAATTATGTGGATTCAATATTTATTGTAGAAGGAACTATTAAAACATACAAAAACAAAAAAGCATTTTATGACAGCGAAGATAACACACACAGACATTAA
- the fni gene encoding type 2 isopentenyl-diphosphate Delta-isomerase — protein MNRKDEHIRYALKYESPYNSFDDMELIHQSVPKFNIDEIDISARFAGNDFECPFFINAMTGGSEKGKEINRKLAKVAEECGILFVTGSYSAALKNSDDNSFKIVKEENKKLLLGTNIGADKDYTAGLKAIEDLKPLFLQIHVNVMQELIMPEGSKNFKDWRKNIEGFVKNIKIPLILKEVGFGMSEETVKIGMESGIKTFDISGRGGTSFAYIENMRRKNSLSYLDEWGQTTVTSLLSVKKYADNIEIIASGGVRNPLDIIKSLVLGAKGVGISGTVLRLAEKNTVEEMIEIVNSWKEECKMIMCALNAQNLEELKKVKYILYGKVKEFSEGYFK, from the coding sequence ATGAATAGAAAAGACGAACATATAAGATATGCGTTAAAATACGAGAGTCCTTATAACAGTTTTGACGATATGGAGCTTATACACCAATCCGTTCCGAAATTTAATATTGATGAAATAGATATTTCGGCAAGATTTGCGGGTAATGATTTTGAGTGTCCGTTTTTTATAAATGCTATGACCGGAGGAAGTGAAAAAGGCAAAGAAATAAACAGAAAACTTGCAAAAGTTGCTGAGGAATGCGGTATTTTGTTTGTTACAGGATCATACAGTGCAGCTTTAAAAAATTCCGATGACAATTCTTTTAAAATTGTAAAAGAGGAAAATAAAAAACTCCTTCTCGGAACAAATATAGGAGCGGATAAAGATTATACAGCGGGACTTAAAGCTATAGAGGATTTGAAACCTTTATTTTTGCAAATACACGTAAATGTTATGCAGGAGCTTATAATGCCGGAAGGAAGCAAAAATTTCAAAGACTGGAGAAAAAATATAGAAGGTTTTGTTAAGAATATAAAAATCCCTCTGATATTAAAAGAAGTAGGCTTCGGAATGAGTGAAGAAACTGTAAAGATTGGAATGGAGTCAGGAATAAAAACTTTTGATATAAGCGGTCGTGGAGGCACAAGTTTTGCATATATAGAAAATATGAGAAGAAAAAACAGTCTTTCTTATCTCGATGAATGGGGACAGACAACGGTAACTTCCCTTTTAAGTGTAAAAAAATATGCCGACAATATAGAAATAATAGCAAGCGGAGGAGTGAGAAATCCTCTCGATATAATAAAATCTTTAGTGTTGGGAGCAAAAGGTGTAGGAATATCGGGAACTGTATTGAGATTAGCTGAAAAAAACACTGTTGAAGAAATGATAGAGATTGTAAACAGTTGGAAAGAAGAATGTAAAATGATAATGTGTGCATTGAATGCACAAAATTTGGAAGAATTAAAAAAAGTAAAATATATTTTATACGGAAAAGTAAAAGAGTTTTCCGAAGGATATTTCAAATAA